The Fibrobacter sp. UWP2 genome includes a window with the following:
- a CDS encoding GNAT family N-acetyltransferase: MTESDLPQVLALQRELAFQDWNEKQFSAELRAGYALCVVYTAEPKDCAAPDCIAPEADKILGYAVFHMMGADSELLSIAASPSVQRQGIGTALLNAGLAQLDFAAGDKMFLEVREGNAKARRFYEKHHFTAFSERKNYYADGENAILYQR; the protein is encoded by the coding sequence ATGACAGAGTCAGACTTGCCACAGGTGCTCGCTTTGCAGCGGGAGCTCGCATTCCAGGATTGGAACGAAAAACAGTTCTCAGCGGAACTGCGTGCCGGCTATGCGCTATGCGTCGTGTATACCGCAGAACCTAAGGATTGTGCTGCGCCGGATTGTATTGCGCCGGAGGCGGACAAAATTTTGGGGTACGCGGTTTTCCACATGATGGGCGCGGATTCCGAGCTGCTGAGCATCGCCGCCTCACCCAGCGTGCAGCGACAAGGCATTGGCACGGCACTCTTGAACGCAGGGCTTGCCCAGCTGGATTTTGCCGCCGGCGACAAGATGTTCCTCGAAGTACGTGAAGGGAACGCCAAAGCCCGACGGTTCTACGAAAAGCACCATTTTACCGCATTCAGCGAGCGCAAGAACTATTACGCCGACGGCGAAAACGCTATATTGTACCAAAGATAA
- a CDS encoding ElyC/SanA/YdcF family protein — protein sequence MKDRSSHKSHKRLFGVLAVVFVVLVALFYITITKSGRWLVQDDEFTHVKWAVILDGQTPDLERNDFAAGLLAEGKVDSVMILGRRAFRDKSNADFYAEDFLTLGNFDKGTIFLARHDDPSTVAEAYTIIPWIKLHHMDTVLLVTAAAATHRAVNIFTHLTGTSTTYLAADIHHYMYNADDWFFDRESRKSWLHEWAALLNSYFDLWGRDTLDVADSTYYSRIRSIAEEELDDPVIDLQQLSKKAAAGDTVKAADSTKVDSVKEDSAKTDIKPAKDTATVKN from the coding sequence ATGAAAGACAGGAGCTCGCACAAGAGCCACAAAAGACTGTTCGGCGTCTTGGCAGTTGTGTTCGTCGTGCTCGTCGCACTCTTTTACATCACCATTACCAAAAGCGGGCGCTGGTTGGTCCAGGACGACGAATTCACGCACGTCAAGTGGGCGGTGATTCTTGACGGCCAGACTCCCGACCTGGAACGCAACGACTTTGCCGCCGGGCTCCTCGCCGAAGGCAAGGTGGACTCGGTGATGATTTTGGGCAGGCGCGCCTTCCGCGACAAGAGCAACGCCGATTTTTACGCCGAAGACTTTTTGACGCTCGGCAACTTTGACAAGGGGACCATCTTTTTAGCCCGCCACGACGACCCCTCCACCGTCGCCGAAGCCTACACCATCATCCCTTGGATCAAGTTGCACCACATGGACACGGTCCTCTTGGTGACCGCCGCCGCAGCCACGCACCGCGCCGTCAACATCTTTACGCACCTCACCGGCACAAGCACCACCTATTTGGCAGCCGACATCCATCACTACATGTACAACGCCGATGACTGGTTCTTTGACAGAGAATCGCGCAAGAGTTGGCTCCACGAATGGGCGGCTCTTTTAAACTCCTACTTTGACCTGTGGGGGCGTGACACGCTTGACGTGGCCGATTCCACCTACTACTCAAGGATCCGCTCCATTGCCGAAGAGGAACTGGACGACCCTGTAATCGACTTGCAGCAGCTGTCTAAAAAAGCGGCCGCCGGCGACACCGTGAAAGCGGCGGACAGCACCAAGGTCGACAGCGTGAAGGAAGACAGCGCGAAGACAGACATAAAACCCGCCAAAGACACCGCCACCGTCAAAAATTAG
- a CDS encoding family 43 glycosylhydrolase — translation MNFSKKTLIWGAVAVSALGTQAPAADWFAKDNLQPGHDPTVYRDENGYILMSTNNNLSMWTSPDMVKWTAKGRIFNDSPQWLKDAVGGKTDGIWAPDLFHFNNQYGVFYCGSVFGKRTSAIGVTTNANLDFSNPAQGWTDQGEVTRTTNSNNYNAIDADVVVTPDGQYWMTYGSWNAGGIRLIKLDPKTGKQASDDKTNYQIATRGGSGIEGPSLIEHGGQYFLFTAWDVCCKQGDEIEQTTYKTAMGRADKVNGTYKDRGGKELNSGGGTILMQRYSRYVGPGGGEAFKDLNRIRFVHHYYDLNGDKFNHIHIRDLVFTDDNWPEMGQPFLGRYLSAEAEHGIMTRAVSGDITFNYTKDASNGEYVGYINTKGSKIRLPMNIMQAGDYLLRYRYANGGDAEATHKVTVNGKTQTVKLPVTGAWGTFPEKSVVYIPVTLKRGGNFIEVEPDQNFAELDRIDFLRIIRDTIPTNGFDNGIKVRLTDKDEFAIKEGGYAIFENAVLDSLKDVSEVFLQVKSASSGKIQLREGSKDGTAFMTCDLSNASPADNGWSMAKCTGDMSFKGTKDLYLTVSGVPGETILGNLVFQSRVVCTQEPCGDPASSSSTEPSSAESSSGTTGLDGIAGVAGKPHLLGFSREAGVRFSAPVKYVLADMQGNILRVGYGEHIAAESLNAGVYVLRYAGKAQAIKLK, via the coding sequence ATGAATTTTTCAAAAAAGACTTTGATTTGGGGCGCGGTCGCCGTGTCCGCCCTCGGTACGCAAGCACCTGCTGCCGACTGGTTCGCTAAGGACAACCTCCAGCCGGGGCACGACCCCACGGTGTACAGGGACGAGAACGGCTACATTCTCATGTCCACGAACAACAATTTGTCGATGTGGACTTCTCCCGACATGGTCAAGTGGACTGCCAAGGGCCGGATTTTTAACGACAGCCCCCAGTGGCTCAAGGATGCTGTGGGTGGCAAGACCGACGGTATCTGGGCTCCGGACCTGTTCCATTTCAACAATCAGTACGGTGTGTTCTATTGCGGTTCCGTATTCGGCAAGCGCACGTCCGCCATTGGCGTCACGACGAATGCGAACCTGGACTTCTCCAATCCGGCACAGGGCTGGACCGACCAGGGCGAAGTCACCCGTACTACAAACAGCAACAACTACAACGCCATTGACGCCGACGTGGTGGTGACGCCCGATGGTCAGTACTGGATGACGTACGGTTCCTGGAACGCGGGCGGCATTCGCCTGATCAAGCTGGACCCCAAGACCGGCAAGCAGGCGTCTGACGACAAGACCAACTACCAGATTGCGACCCGCGGTGGTTCGGGAATCGAAGGCCCGAGCCTTATTGAGCACGGCGGGCAGTACTTCCTCTTTACCGCATGGGATGTGTGTTGCAAACAAGGTGACGAAATTGAGCAGACCACCTACAAGACCGCCATGGGCCGTGCCGACAAGGTGAACGGCACCTACAAGGACCGCGGTGGCAAGGAACTCAACAGCGGTGGCGGCACTATTTTGATGCAGCGCTACAGCCGTTATGTGGGCCCGGGTGGCGGAGAGGCGTTTAAGGACCTGAACCGCATCCGCTTTGTGCACCACTATTACGACTTGAACGGCGACAAGTTCAACCATATCCACATTCGTGACCTGGTGTTCACCGACGACAACTGGCCCGAAATGGGTCAGCCTTTCCTTGGCCGCTACCTAAGCGCCGAAGCGGAACACGGCATTATGACCCGTGCTGTTTCGGGCGACATCACGTTCAATTACACGAAGGACGCCTCCAATGGCGAGTACGTGGGTTACATTAATACAAAGGGCTCCAAGATCCGCCTCCCCATGAACATCATGCAGGCGGGCGACTACCTGCTGCGCTACCGCTATGCGAACGGCGGCGACGCTGAGGCGACGCACAAGGTGACGGTCAACGGGAAAACGCAGACGGTGAAGCTCCCGGTGACGGGCGCCTGGGGCACGTTCCCCGAGAAATCGGTTGTGTATATCCCCGTGACGCTCAAGCGCGGCGGCAATTTTATCGAGGTGGAACCCGACCAGAATTTTGCGGAACTTGACCGCATCGACTTCTTGCGCATCATCCGCGACACGATCCCTACGAACGGCTTTGACAACGGCATCAAGGTGCGCCTTACCGACAAGGACGAGTTCGCCATCAAGGAAGGCGGCTATGCGATTTTCGAGAACGCGGTGCTGGATTCTCTCAAGGACGTGTCCGAGGTGTTCCTCCAGGTGAAAAGCGCCTCGTCGGGCAAAATCCAGCTTCGCGAAGGCTCCAAGGACGGGACAGCGTTCATGACGTGCGACTTGTCCAACGCCTCTCCCGCAGATAACGGCTGGTCCATGGCGAAGTGTACGGGCGACATGAGCTTCAAAGGTACCAAGGACTTGTACCTGACTGTGTCCGGAGTTCCGGGCGAAACCATTCTCGGAAACCTTGTTTTCCAGTCGCGGGTGGTTTGTACCCAGGAACCGTGCGGCGATCCGGCTTCCAGCTCCAGCACGGAGCCCTCCAGCGCCGAGTCGAGCTCCGGGACTACGGGCCTGGACGGGATTGCGGGTGTTGCGGGCAAGCCGCACTTGCTTGGATTCTCGCGCGAAGCTGGCGTGCGTTTCTCGGCCCCGGTAAAGTATGTGCTGGCCGACATGCAGGGCAACATTTTGCGCGTGGGTTACGGCGAGCACATTGCCGCCGAGTCCCTCAACGCGGGCGTTTACGTGCTGCGTTATGCGGGCAAGGCGCAAGCTATCAAGCTCAAGTAA
- the tsaB gene encoding tRNA (adenosine(37)-N6)-threonylcarbamoyltransferase complex dimerization subunit type 1 TsaB has product MKLDLYVDTSRKGISMALAAAGKDCAAPLYEEIVNPEAKGETLGGSLDELLNRVGAKLDDVKRVMVTVGPGSFSGLRTGVAFCQGICFSGKRQLFGVTTLQALECFALAPKNTGCTKENVAVVIRARNGYWYLRLNDIESFIETAQVVAQLRANPVQAIVADTAAMADEALQVLFKEIGASVTPDTGKPLSDWAPLFGTVKPSLIQEANYIQPSYFEKLNV; this is encoded by the coding sequence ATGAAGCTTGACCTCTATGTAGACACCTCCCGGAAGGGCATCTCGATGGCACTAGCCGCCGCAGGCAAGGACTGTGCCGCCCCCCTGTACGAGGAGATCGTGAACCCCGAGGCGAAAGGCGAAACGCTGGGAGGCTCGCTCGACGAGCTCTTGAACCGCGTGGGCGCAAAGCTCGACGACGTGAAGCGCGTGATGGTGACTGTCGGCCCGGGCTCGTTCAGCGGGCTCCGCACAGGAGTCGCCTTTTGCCAGGGCATTTGCTTTAGCGGCAAGCGTCAACTGTTTGGCGTCACGACTTTGCAGGCTCTGGAATGTTTTGCCCTCGCCCCCAAGAACACGGGTTGTACCAAAGAAAACGTCGCCGTGGTGATCCGCGCGCGAAACGGCTACTGGTATTTGCGGCTGAACGACATCGAAAGTTTTATAGAGACCGCGCAGGTGGTAGCGCAACTGAGGGCGAACCCGGTACAGGCGATTGTCGCCGACACAGCCGCCATGGCAGACGAAGCACTCCAAGTCCTGTTCAAAGAGATTGGTGCAAGCGTCACGCCCGACACGGGCAAGCCGCTCAGCGACTGGGCTCCGCTATTTGGCACGGTAAAGCCGAGCCTGATCCAGGAAGCGAACTACATCCAGCCCTCATACTTTGAAAAACTGAACGTCTAA
- the rsgA gene encoding ribosome small subunit-dependent GTPase A, whose product MRNDGLDDSLDDELQGEAPLRSVRPTRRDHRTRRIDVMRELESGVVDERPTKVRFSRECRKAKIKRVKNPIENIGEENCVEGLVLEVHRRTCEVRLSATSEQGDCTEEVVTAMYRATTSKTLGEFPAVGDRVLLGLVNSDDDSGDGVGSQKYCVVRVLPRKSLLRRPGPRDSFYKQQTLAANIDQVVIVASVTQPEFNYGFMDRFLLAANLNDLPFVLVLTKMDLLPGGETDLSSDIRDFMSIADKVIPVSVKSGVGLEELRRELNGKASVFSGQSGVGKSTLINALVPEAELETGAVRERDGKGRHTTTSSSLFDLPVVDFPEGGIVIDTPGIRSIGLMDMEGETLAKIFPGFFEGDLFTCKYSNCLHLREPGCAVREAVESGKISRARYASYLRILNSRS is encoded by the coding sequence ATGCGTAATGACGGTTTAGACGACTCGCTGGACGACGAATTGCAAGGCGAAGCTCCGCTTAGGAGCGTGCGCCCGACTCGCCGTGACCACCGCACTCGCCGCATCGATGTGATGCGGGAGCTGGAATCGGGCGTTGTGGACGAGCGTCCGACCAAGGTGCGTTTTAGCCGTGAGTGCCGCAAGGCGAAAATCAAGCGCGTCAAGAACCCTATCGAGAACATTGGCGAAGAGAACTGCGTTGAGGGCCTGGTGCTCGAGGTTCACCGCCGTACCTGCGAGGTGAGGCTCTCGGCGACGTCTGAGCAAGGCGATTGCACTGAGGAAGTGGTGACGGCGATGTACCGCGCGACGACCTCTAAAACGTTGGGCGAGTTCCCGGCGGTGGGCGACCGAGTGCTTTTGGGCCTCGTGAACAGTGACGACGACTCGGGCGACGGCGTGGGCTCGCAAAAGTACTGCGTGGTGCGGGTACTCCCTCGCAAGTCCCTCCTCAGACGCCCCGGCCCCCGCGACAGCTTTTATAAGCAGCAGACCCTCGCGGCGAACATTGACCAGGTGGTCATTGTGGCGAGCGTGACGCAGCCCGAGTTCAATTACGGTTTTATGGACCGCTTTTTGCTGGCGGCGAACCTGAATGATCTTCCCTTTGTTTTGGTGCTCACCAAGATGGACCTCCTCCCGGGAGGGGAAACCGACCTTTCCAGTGACATCAGGGACTTTATGAGCATCGCCGACAAGGTCATCCCGGTGAGCGTCAAGAGCGGAGTTGGCCTCGAGGAACTGCGCAGGGAACTGAACGGCAAGGCCTCGGTGTTCAGCGGCCAGAGCGGCGTCGGCAAGTCGACGCTCATCAACGCGCTGGTGCCCGAGGCGGAACTCGAGACGGGTGCTGTGCGTGAACGTGACGGCAAGGGCCGCCACACGACTACCTCCTCGAGCCTGTTCGATTTGCCGGTGGTAGATTTTCCCGAGGGCGGAATTGTGATAGACACCCCCGGGATTAGGAGCATTGGCCTCATGGACATGGAAGGGGAGACTCTCGCCAAGATTTTCCCCGGTTTTTTTGAGGGCGACCTGTTCACCTGTAAGTACAGCAACTGCCTGCACCTCAGGGAACCCGGTTGCGCCGTGCGCGAGGCGGTGGAGTCGGGCAAGATTTCACGCGCCCGTTACGCGAGTTACCTGCGTATTTTGAATTCGAGAAGTTAA
- a CDS encoding NAD(P)-dependent oxidoreductase — MRVFVTGGTGFIGHYVVKALLEKGHEVVVATRHPNKVPSLRAQPKVSFVEASLTDFDKMADGLVGCDACIHIALGWGETPTSMLMNDTRATVTLLEMAAKAGCKKFIQTSSTAAMGRMRPVMREVTSNLPLDLYGATKAAGEAFVLGFRHGYGKNFPEVTMTRNIIRPGYTFGNPAFPDGCSQPDRRFFEMARAVKDGQNINIVKNDGTQFIHASQQAQLYLKLLESDKNEEIYLGLGSVWVSWKEIAEKMIALCPGSKSKIVETDLGWGDEPMLFDVQKIKDHFGLVFDAHEFLDGHIKWTFDNA, encoded by the coding sequence ATGCGCGTATTCGTCACTGGGGGTACTGGGTTTATTGGCCATTATGTGGTCAAGGCTTTGCTCGAAAAGGGGCACGAGGTGGTTGTCGCCACCCGCCATCCCAACAAGGTCCCCTCGCTCAGGGCCCAGCCCAAGGTGAGCTTTGTCGAAGCGTCCCTCACTGACTTTGACAAGATGGCCGACGGCCTCGTGGGCTGCGACGCTTGCATCCACATTGCGCTTGGCTGGGGCGAGACCCCGACGTCCATGCTTATGAACGATACCCGCGCGACTGTGACGCTCCTCGAGATGGCGGCCAAGGCGGGTTGCAAAAAGTTCATTCAGACCAGCAGCACGGCGGCGATGGGCCGCATGCGCCCTGTGATGCGCGAGGTCACCAGTAACTTGCCCTTGGACCTGTACGGCGCGACCAAGGCGGCTGGCGAGGCCTTTGTTCTCGGCTTCCGCCACGGCTACGGCAAAAACTTCCCCGAAGTCACCATGACACGCAACATCATCCGTCCGGGCTACACCTTTGGTAACCCCGCGTTCCCCGACGGCTGCAGCCAGCCGGATCGCCGCTTCTTTGAGATGGCGCGCGCCGTCAAGGATGGACAAAACATCAACATCGTCAAGAACGACGGCACGCAGTTCATCCATGCGAGCCAGCAGGCGCAACTCTACCTCAAGCTGCTCGAGAGCGACAAGAACGAGGAAATCTACCTGGGTCTCGGCTCGGTTTGGGTCAGCTGGAAGGAAATCGCCGAGAAGATGATCGCGCTCTGCCCGGGCTCCAAGTCTAAAATCGTGGAAACCGACCTGGGCTGGGGCGACGAGCCCATGCTCTTTGACGTGCAAAAGATTAAGGACCATTTTGGCCTGGTCTTTGACGCCCACGAGTTCCTTGACGGACACATCAAGTGGACCTTTGACAACGCCTAA
- a CDS encoding geranylgeranylglycerol-phosphate geranylgeranyltransferase: protein MDIATLFKMIRPVNIVIAMATLLIGYFLLGELPGSETEALGSARLAAELLLFAFAIAFANIQNDILDLESDRANRPERPLVCGKATVKAAKVCSAMSAILTIGCGVADGFWAYSAIPTIFAVGLALFLIAYNIKLKHIPLLKNMTVAFLCATPLLLCLVSPVGPIESDGASLEPLTKFAFLFPAMLFAFLLTTAREIYKDLEDETGDLKAGIMTFPLIAGATTARRFAGAFLLFTWISLPMPVLQGTYPVLFVILTGATMSPCFAYILVQAHRRNYRKAQSVTKLSMFVGLVALVVSTAV, encoded by the coding sequence ATGGACATCGCAACGCTCTTCAAAATGATCCGCCCCGTGAACATAGTCATCGCCATGGCGACGCTCCTCATCGGCTACTTTTTGCTGGGGGAACTGCCCGGCAGCGAAACCGAGGCCCTGGGTTCAGCGCGCCTTGCGGCGGAGCTCCTCCTGTTCGCGTTCGCCATCGCCTTCGCGAACATCCAGAACGACATCCTCGACCTCGAAAGTGACCGGGCAAACCGTCCCGAACGTCCGCTCGTTTGCGGCAAAGCGACAGTCAAGGCGGCCAAGGTATGCAGCGCCATGTCCGCCATCCTCACCATCGGCTGCGGTGTCGCCGACGGTTTTTGGGCGTACAGCGCCATCCCAACCATTTTTGCGGTGGGACTCGCCCTGTTCCTGATTGCATACAACATAAAACTCAAGCACATTCCGCTGTTAAAGAACATGACCGTCGCCTTTTTGTGCGCGACACCACTCCTTTTGTGCCTCGTGTCGCCTGTAGGGCCAATCGAGAGCGACGGCGCCTCGCTGGAGCCCCTCACCAAATTCGCGTTCCTCTTCCCCGCCATGCTATTCGCGTTCCTGCTCACCACAGCACGCGAAATTTACAAGGACCTGGAAGACGAAACGGGCGACCTCAAGGCGGGCATCATGACCTTCCCACTCATCGCGGGCGCCACCACGGCACGCCGCTTTGCCGGCGCATTCTTGCTGTTCACCTGGATTAGCCTGCCCATGCCCGTGCTGCAAGGAACATACCCCGTGCTCTTTGTGATTTTGACGGGGGCGACAATGTCCCCCTGCTTTGCCTACATACTGGTGCAGGCGCACCGCCGCAACTACCGCAAGGCGCAAAGCGTGACCAAGCTCTCGATGTTCGTGGGGCTCGTCGCCCTCGTCGTCTCGACCGCGGTTTAA
- a CDS encoding D-alanine--D-alanine ligase — translation MSRLRVLVLMGGPSTEHDVSVVSGTGVVRAMNPERYNIHPVLIDKDGTWHWSARELSPYQKDNFSVNYFRSLEGTAACTKKSPALSELPAADIAFLALHGKWGEDGHIQALLENWGIPYTGCGLLASALAMDKIKSKEIYRANGIPTPPYRVIWKHDFTGDTLVSVADELGFPLVIKDPLGGSSIGIGIAKDMDEAGKITQELFKDSNRLLCEKFIAGGEASCGYIEGEKPLPPTEMRMTTREYFDFEAKYNGECQEVTPAEFAPELTARIQELVKNAHYALGGAGYSRTDVRITKDGELFAIETNTLPGMTPTSLLPQQAACVGITYSQLIDLIIDKSIAIKR, via the coding sequence ATGTCTCGTTTACGCGTATTGGTCTTGATGGGTGGCCCGTCCACCGAGCACGATGTTTCTGTTGTCAGCGGTACCGGCGTGGTGCGCGCCATGAATCCGGAACGCTACAACATCCACCCCGTTTTGATTGACAAGGACGGCACCTGGCACTGGTCCGCCCGCGAACTTTCCCCGTACCAGAAGGACAACTTCTCGGTGAACTACTTCCGTAGCCTCGAAGGCACGGCCGCCTGCACCAAGAAGTCCCCTGCCCTCTCCGAACTCCCGGCTGCCGACATCGCGTTCTTGGCGCTGCACGGCAAGTGGGGCGAAGACGGCCACATCCAGGCCCTGCTCGAGAACTGGGGCATCCCGTACACGGGTTGCGGGCTTCTCGCTTCCGCACTCGCGATGGACAAGATCAAGTCCAAGGAAATCTACCGCGCGAACGGCATCCCGACCCCGCCGTACCGCGTCATCTGGAAGCACGACTTTACGGGCGATACGCTCGTGAGCGTCGCCGACGAACTCGGGTTCCCGCTCGTGATCAAGGACCCGCTGGGCGGCTCCAGCATTGGCATCGGCATCGCGAAGGACATGGACGAAGCCGGCAAGATTACGCAGGAATTGTTCAAGGATTCTAACCGCCTGCTGTGCGAAAAGTTTATTGCCGGCGGCGAAGCGAGCTGCGGCTACATCGAAGGCGAAAAGCCGCTCCCGCCCACCGAGATGCGCATGACGACCCGTGAATACTTCGACTTCGAGGCGAAGTACAACGGGGAATGCCAGGAAGTGACGCCCGCGGAATTCGCGCCGGAACTGACAGCCCGCATCCAGGAACTCGTGAAGAACGCGCATTACGCCCTCGGCGGCGCAGGCTACAGCCGTACCGACGTGCGCATCACGAAGGATGGCGAACTCTTCGCTATCGAGACGAACACGCTCCCGGGCATGACTCCGACATCGCTTTTGCCGCAGCAGGCGGCCTGCGTGGGCATCACCTACAGCCAGCTCATCGACCTGATTATCGACAAGAGCATCGCGATCAAGCGATAA